The Polyangiaceae bacterium genome window below encodes:
- a CDS encoding glutaredoxin has protein sequence MTTRPLLAADKVSPEVHAIIASFHRGIVDEVAATVARDPVVVVGMAQNPVVKAARRLLDQEGIAYTYLEYGSYFSKWKERLAIKLWAGFPTFPMVFFDGVLVGGNSELVKLKAAGKLKK, from the coding sequence ATGACGACTCGCCCACTTCTTGCTGCTGACAAAGTATCCCCCGAAGTCCACGCCATTATTGCGTCCTTTCACCGCGGCATCGTCGACGAAGTTGCCGCCACCGTCGCACGCGACCCAGTCGTGGTCGTTGGTATGGCGCAAAACCCCGTCGTGAAGGCCGCTCGTAGGCTGCTCGACCAAGAAGGCATCGCGTATACGTATCTGGAATACGGAAGCTACTTTTCCAAGTGGAAGGAGCGCCTTGCCATCAAGCTTTGGGCCGGGTTTCCGACGTTTCCGATGGTGTTTTTCGACGGAGTGCTCGTGGGCGGCAACAGCGAGCTCGTGAAGTTGAAGGCTGCGGGCAAGTTGAAGAAATAG